The genomic segment CTACTTCGCCGCGATCAACCTAGTAATCGGGTTTTCGATCAACTTCGGGTCGAGCCGGACGGGTGTGGCGATTGATAACTGGGCCCACTTGGGTGGATGCGCCTCAGGCTTGCTGTTTGCGGTGCCGATGGTGCCGCGGATCGGATCGCCGCGGGATACGTTCGATATGAAGCTACGAGTGGCTGTGGGGATGATGGTGGGTGTCCTGGTGCTGTTCGGGTTCTTCCTCGCACAACTGGGAAGGTAGTGGGACATTCCTGATCTGGCCAGGCGGTTCGGTTTACGATAAGCGCTAGGATCTGCTTCCTGTTTACTATTAACTAACTTTCTGGGAAGCTTCGTCTTTTGATCGCCTAAGAAATCTACTATTTTAGATACCCCTATGTAAGTCGTTATTTATGTTTGTTTTATCGAATTAATACCCGACCAAAGGCGAAGGAATGGAGAAGTAAAAACAGGGGGAGGGGTAGCTAATTTTCTAGTAAACTCCCCCTGAAAACCCACAGGGCCGTGCTTCACCTGAGGAAACACAGCCCTTGATGAAGAGTAGCGTTTTGTGGGGTCAGCATCCGTGATGGCTATCACCGGTGCAATGAACCAAGGTGATCTCATCTGCTCCATTTGCTGGAGCCACTGGCGTGTTTCAAGCCTTGATGAACGTGAGGAGATCGGAAAGGAATCGCTCCTGATGCGTCAGGATGATTCCGTGCGGTGCGTCGGGGTAGACGATCAGCTTCGCATTTCGAATGAGGCGGGCAGTCCGGGCGCCAGTCACGGCAATAGGAGCACTGACATCTTTGTCTCCATGGACAATCAGCGTGGGGCAGGAGATCTTCGCCAGATCCGGGCGAACGTCCACAGCCAGCGTCGCGGATCGAGTCGCCAACGCGACCGGCAAGGAAAGGCTGGTCATCATGTTCTTGATCCAGGTGCGGGTTCCCTGAGACGTATCGGGTGTGAAGAAGGGGCCTTCATTCTGTTCAATCCATCGTGGAAAGTCTCTGGCAATGAGTTGTGTTTGCGCTTCGATCGCTTCTGCCGGCCATCCTTCTGGATTGTCTGCGGTCCTGGTTGAAAACGGAGTTGAAGGGGCGGCCATCACAAGTCGCGCGACGCGGCTTGATCCGTGACTCGCCAGGTAGCGAACGGCTTCGAATGATCCCATGGAGTGGGCGACGAGCACGGCGTCTCGCAGGTCGAGCTGATCCATGATCCGCGACACGTCGTCGACCAATGTATCGAGATCGTACCCAGTGGCGGATGCGTCGGAGCGGCCATGCCCGCGGCGATCAGGAGCCACGCAGCGGAATCCGTGCGCGGTAAGAGCGGCCATGTGGTGTCCCCAAACATTCGATTGAAAAGTCCAGGCGCTGAGGAAGATGATCGGGCGGCCCGACCCCCAATCCTGCACGAAGAGCCTCGTTCCATCCCGCGCGGTTATGAACGGCTGGCTACGGGCGGCCCGCTGTGTTTCATTGGATTCGGATTGGGGGAGAATGGAAGTTGCTTGCGTGAGTGCTGCAGCGCCCCAGGCAGCGCTTCGAATGACCTGGCGTCGATCGAGTTTCATGAGCAGTTCCTCCATCGTGAAATCGCTTCGTCCCCAATCGTGTGGTAAAAGAGGGAGCCGGGCAATTACGTGGGAGGTAATTGAATCTGGGCAGACGAACCGATAACGTGCAACCCATGCTTGATGGAGTCCACACTGTAGGCAAGATGGTTCGCTCATGGCGTGAACTCAGGCGGTTCAGCCAGCTCGATCTAGCGCTCGAAGCTGAGGTGTCGCAGCGACATCTCAGCTTTATCGAAAGCGGGCGAGCGACCCCCTCCAGAGAAATGGTGCTGCATCTGGCAGAGCGTCTGGAGGTTCCCTTCAGGGAGCGCAACGTGATGCTTCTGGCGGCAGGTTACTCGCCGGTTTATGGTGATCGCAGGCTGGAAGATCCGACGCTGGCTCATGCGAGGACGGCTCTTGAACTGCTTTTGAAAGCGCATGAGCCTTATCCTGCGCTGACTGTTGACCGGCATTGGAACATTGTTGGGGCAAACGCGGCCCTTGGCGCATTGCTGGAAGGAGTGGCTGCGGAGCTGCTCAAGCCTCCAGCGAACGCGCTGCGCATCAGCCTTCATCCACGAGGACTGGCTCCGAAGATTGTGAATCTGGTGGAGTGGCGCCATCACCTGCTCGAACGCTTGCGGCGTCAATTTCGAATTTCGCGCGATCCCGCATTGAATGATCTCCTGAACGAGCTGAGTAGTTATCCTGCCGGTTCGAGCGAACATGCGAGCAGCGTAAGCGATTCTGTGGCCAATGACGTTGCGCTGCCGCTTCGGCTCAGGACCTCGAGGGGCGTGCTCTCGTTTCTCAGCACTGTGACGGTGTTCGGTACGCCGGTGGAGATCACGCTTTCGGAGTTGTCGCTGGAGGCCTTCTACCCGGCAGATCAGGAAACCGCGCGAGTTCTGGGGATCGCGAGATAAAGACACCCCGCTGATGAGGGCGGGCTCTTCACAATTCTTAAAGATCCGGCGCGACGGGTCGGAATTGTCTGTGCAAGAATGAGGTCAAATGCAGGATTCGGTCCTGCGTTCGTTCCAACTCCGACGCAGATGGAGGGCGATATGGAACGGCGACTGTTCATCAAGCAGGCGGCTATGACTGCGGCCGCGGCTTCAGCGGCATCTTCGATGCACGCATCGAACAAAACTCCCTCACAACCAATTGCGAAACGGGCCCTGGGCAAAACCGGCGAGAAGCTGTCGATGATTGGA from the Occallatibacter riparius genome contains:
- a CDS encoding alpha/beta fold hydrolase — its product is MKLDRRQVIRSAAWGAAALTQATSILPQSESNETQRAARSQPFITARDGTRLFVQDWGSGRPIIFLSAWTFQSNVWGHHMAALTAHGFRCVAPDRRGHGRSDASATGYDLDTLVDDVSRIMDQLDLRDAVLVAHSMGSFEAVRYLASHGSSRVARLVMAAPSTPFSTRTADNPEGWPAEAIEAQTQLIARDFPRWIEQNEGPFFTPDTSQGTRTWIKNMMTSLSLPVALATRSATLAVDVRPDLAKISCPTLIVHGDKDVSAPIAVTGARTARLIRNAKLIVYPDAPHGIILTHQERFLSDLLTFIKA
- a CDS encoding helix-turn-helix domain-containing protein; translation: MNLGRRTDNVQPMLDGVHTVGKMVRSWRELRRFSQLDLALEAEVSQRHLSFIESGRATPSREMVLHLAERLEVPFRERNVMLLAAGYSPVYGDRRLEDPTLAHARTALELLLKAHEPYPALTVDRHWNIVGANAALGALLEGVAAELLKPPANALRISLHPRGLAPKIVNLVEWRHHLLERLRRQFRISRDPALNDLLNELSSYPAGSSEHASSVSDSVANDVALPLRLRTSRGVLSFLSTVTVFGTPVEITLSELSLEAFYPADQETARVLGIAR